The Bacillus sp. B-jedd sequence AATAATCTGCGGATTTCCATAATCCCCTCGACATCCAGACCATTGATTGGCTCATCAAGAACTAAACAATCGGGGCTGCTTAAGAGACAAAGGGCTATGCCTAATCGCTGCTTCATCCCCATGGAATAATCTTTAAATCGTTTTTTCTTTTCATTTGCCAGTCCGACAATTTCCAGGACTTCATAAATACGTTTCTTTTCAACGACGCCCCGTTGAATCCGGAAATATTCCAGATTTTGAACCGCAGTAAAATCCGGGAAAAATGCAGGTGTTTCTATCATAAAACCCATTCTTTTTTTCTCATGCTCGATTTCTTTACCAGATTTCCCAAAAAGCTGAATCTCCCCGGTTGTCAGGAATAGTTGGCCAGCAATAATTTTGAATAACGTTGATTTGCCCGCGCCATTTTTTCCAATCAATGCACAGATTTCTCCTTTTTTCACTGAGAAATCAAGCGGTTTAAGGACCTCTTCTTCCTTAAACTTTTTCGTCAATTGAAACGTCTGAATAATGGTATCCAATCTTTTCGACTCCTTCACTAAACAACTTGTTATGTCCACTTTAGCTTAGAAGTCTTTAAAATCCTTTA is a genomic window containing:
- a CDS encoding ATP-binding cassette domain-containing protein codes for the protein MDTIIQTFQLTKKFKEEEVLKPLDFSVKKGEICALIGKNGAGKSTLFKIIAGQLFLTTGEIQLFGKSGKEIEHEKKRMGFMIETPAFFPDFTAVQNLEYFRIQRGVVEKKRIYEVLEIVGLANEKKKRFKDYSMGMKQRLGIALCLLSSPDCLVLDEPINGLDVEGIMEIRRLLMKLNQEKHITILISSHILTELKLLATRFVFIKDGVIIDDLSKEALDEKSRKQILLTVDDSAKAAQLLERAYVDIQFKVLPNQVITIQNHVESGGNINRILVDNGVMVKEFRIEALNLEEYFLGLVEGKKND